In a genomic window of Allomeiothermus silvanus DSM 9946:
- a CDS encoding rod shape-determining protein translates to MFRGEDIGIDLGTASVLIYVRGKGIVLREPSVIAMVQGSKDVKAVGAEAYRMLGRTPGNIVAARPLKDGVIADYTLTERMLTLFMRKVLSPVSSRFFKPQVMVGVPSGVTEVERQAVVRAVVEAGARRAFLIDEPLAAAIGAGIAIAEPTGSMVVDIGGGSTDIAVISLGGIVNAQSLKIAGNEFDEAIASFIRNKYNLLIGERTAEDLKIKVGAAKILPDDEPVVAEVRGRDLVSGLPKTVEVSAQNVTEALQDPLDKIIQGVKQVLETTPPELVADIIDRGILLTGGGALLRNLDIVLQEATGVPVVVAENAVEAVAVGTGKALDMLHVLQDALVSSDAVLRR, encoded by the coding sequence ATGTTTAGGGGCGAAGACATCGGGATTGACCTAGGTACCGCTTCCGTGCTGATCTATGTGCGCGGCAAGGGGATTGTGTTGCGCGAACCATCGGTGATTGCGATGGTGCAAGGCAGCAAGGATGTTAAAGCGGTAGGTGCGGAGGCTTACCGGATGCTAGGCCGCACGCCGGGCAACATCGTGGCGGCCAGGCCGCTCAAAGATGGGGTAATCGCTGACTATACCCTCACCGAGCGGATGCTGACCCTGTTCATGCGCAAGGTGCTTTCGCCGGTCTCTTCGCGCTTTTTCAAGCCGCAGGTGATGGTGGGGGTTCCCTCCGGCGTAACCGAGGTCGAGCGCCAGGCCGTAGTGCGAGCAGTGGTGGAGGCTGGGGCGCGGCGGGCCTTTCTCATCGATGAACCCTTGGCGGCGGCCATCGGGGCGGGGATCGCCATTGCTGAGCCTACCGGGAGCATGGTAGTAGACATCGGGGGGGGTTCTACCGATATCGCGGTGATCAGCTTAGGGGGAATTGTCAACGCGCAGAGCCTTAAGATCGCCGGGAACGAGTTCGATGAAGCCATCGCTAGCTTTATCCGCAACAAGTACAACCTGCTGATCGGGGAGCGCACCGCTGAAGATCTCAAGATCAAGGTGGGGGCGGCCAAGATCCTGCCTGACGATGAGCCGGTGGTAGCCGAGGTGCGCGGGCGCGACTTGGTCTCGGGGCTCCCTAAGACCGTGGAGGTCTCGGCTCAAAACGTCACCGAGGCCCTGCAAGACCCACTCGACAAGATCATCCAAGGGGTCAAGCAGGTACTCGAGACCACCCCTCCCGAACTGGTCGCCGACATCATCGACCGGGGTATCTTGCTCACCGGCGGAGGAGCCTTGCTGCGCAACCTCGACATCGTGCTCCAGGAGGCCACCGGTGTGCCGGTGGTAGTGGCCGAGAACGCGGTGGAAGCGGTGGCGGTGGGCACGGGCAAGGCTTTGGACATGCTCCACGTTTTGCAAGATGCGCTGGTTTCCTCGGATGCGGTGCTGAGAAGATAA
- a CDS encoding UDP-3-O-(3-hydroxymyristoyl)glucosamine N-acyltransferase: protein MRLSQIAAHLGGRLEGPDLEVSRLATPEGAKPGELVVVREPRWLEAALASGAALVLGEGIPWPQTPAHSVIFVSQMERVWPRLLALFERPLRWAEPGIHPSAVVESGAQVHPTAAIGAYALIRSGARIGAGAVVAPYAYVGEGAEVGEGAVLEPRVTLYPHSRVGPRCWIGTGAVVGVVGFGFQDGVRLPHTGRVVLEEGVELGAGSIVQRSVVGETRIGAHSKIGELVLIGHNVQIGREVVMVGASAVGGSVRIEDRVVMAGQVVLADHVRVGQGARVAGSSAVSKDIPPGETWAGGIPARPIREHWRRLAVLDWLVGVEKKIRRLIDKLS, encoded by the coding sequence ATGCGCTTATCCCAAATCGCCGCGCACTTAGGAGGCCGCCTGGAGGGGCCGGACCTCGAGGTATCCCGTCTGGCCACGCCCGAGGGGGCCAAACCTGGGGAACTGGTGGTGGTGCGGGAACCCCGGTGGCTCGAGGCGGCCCTGGCCTCGGGGGCAGCGCTGGTGCTGGGTGAGGGCATCCCCTGGCCGCAAACCCCGGCCCATTCGGTTATTTTTGTTTCCCAGATGGAAAGAGTCTGGCCCCGATTGCTCGCGCTCTTCGAGCGTCCTCTGCGTTGGGCAGAGCCCGGTATTCACCCCAGCGCCGTGGTCGAGTCCGGTGCTCAGGTGCACCCCACGGCAGCTATCGGGGCTTATGCCCTGATCCGTTCGGGGGCCCGCATTGGGGCAGGGGCGGTGGTAGCGCCCTATGCCTATGTGGGTGAAGGGGCGGAGGTAGGGGAGGGAGCGGTGCTCGAGCCGCGGGTCACCCTATACCCCCATAGCCGGGTTGGCCCCCGCTGCTGGATCGGCACGGGGGCGGTGGTGGGGGTGGTCGGGTTCGGTTTCCAAGACGGGGTGCGTCTACCCCATACCGGGCGGGTGGTGCTCGAGGAGGGGGTGGAACTCGGCGCGGGGAGCATCGTTCAGCGCAGCGTGGTAGGGGAGACCCGGATTGGCGCTCACAGCAAGATCGGCGAGCTGGTGCTCATCGGCCACAACGTTCAGATCGGACGGGAAGTGGTGATGGTGGGCGCGAGCGCGGTGGGGGGCAGTGTGAGAATCGAGGACCGGGTGGTGATGGCGGGCCAGGTAGTTCTGGCGGACCATGTCCGGGTCGGGCAGGGGGCTCGGGTCGCCGGGAGCAGTGCGGTCTCCAAGGATATCCCTCCTGGCGAGACCTGGGCTGGGGGGATTCCGGCCCGGCCTATCCGCGAGCACTGGCGACGCTTGGCCGTGCTGGATTGGTTGGTGGGCGTGGAAAAAAAGATTCGTAGGCTTATTGACAAGCTGAGTTGA
- the lpxC gene encoding UDP-3-O-acyl-N-acetylglucosamine deacetylase, whose product MVELEGIGLHTGQPAKVRFFAEEGPVRLRVGGQTFRPLASRVSDTTRCTVLEAEGVRLMTVEHLLAALYLWGIWEGLLIEVQGPEVPILDGSAKEWMQALAAFPPRGPKPRPIPEPFKLQEDKSLVSVEPAAVFSLNVTIAFPHPKIGYQSFASPPRMLMEVVDARTFGFLAEVNALKAQGLIRGASLENALVFSDLAPLNTPRGLDEPVRHKALDFLGDLYLAGAPWTGRFSVHRGSHRLHVRLATRLERWLAGTEPDPGGRDGYSP is encoded by the coding sequence ATGGTGGAACTCGAGGGAATAGGCCTACACACCGGGCAACCGGCCAAGGTTCGGTTTTTTGCCGAGGAAGGCCCGGTGCGCCTACGGGTAGGGGGGCAGACCTTTCGCCCACTGGCGAGCCGGGTCAGCGACACGACCCGCTGCACCGTGCTAGAGGCAGAAGGGGTGCGCCTGATGACGGTCGAGCACCTCCTGGCGGCGCTGTACTTGTGGGGGATATGGGAGGGATTACTGATCGAGGTGCAAGGGCCAGAGGTACCTATTCTCGACGGCAGCGCGAAGGAGTGGATGCAAGCGCTCGCAGCTTTTCCCCCGCGGGGGCCAAAGCCTCGTCCGATTCCCGAGCCGTTCAAGCTGCAAGAAGATAAGAGCCTGGTGAGCGTTGAGCCCGCTGCTGTTTTTTCCCTCAACGTAACTATCGCGTTTCCCCATCCCAAAATCGGCTACCAAAGCTTCGCCAGCCCGCCGCGAATGTTGATGGAGGTGGTCGATGCCCGTACCTTCGGCTTTCTGGCGGAGGTCAACGCCCTTAAGGCCCAAGGCTTGATCCGGGGGGCCTCGCTGGAAAACGCCCTGGTGTTTAGCGACCTCGCTCCGCTCAACACCCCCCGGGGCCTGGATGAGCCGGTGCGGCACAAGGCCCTGGATTTTTTGGGAGACCTCTACCTGGCCGGAGCCCCTTGGACCGGGCGGTTTAGCGTGCACCGGGGTTCCCACCGGCTGCACGTGCGCTTGGCGACCCGGCTCGAGCGGTGGCTGGCTGGAACCGAACCAGATCCTGGTGGACGCGACGGTTATTCCCCCTGA
- a CDS encoding Gfo/Idh/MocA family protein, producing the protein MELKVGVVGVGVMGTYHAQIYAGLPGVRLVGVADPDPERRRAIEQDLEVPAYPEAEALLGKVQAVSIASPTLLHYPQVRMFLQAGVHVLVEKPITPTLSQAKELVNLAAHEGRVLQVGHVMRFYKAVNELPRMLKRPWMLETRRLGNNRRIRDIGVILDLMIHDLDLVLLLLRERPYRYSVVGQEVDGLDEYANAVLDFPSGVRAVLTASRVSPQSERSLSLTQDGEVIRLEFASEYTEIAIHRFPAKYHDPGGNGRVEEQVERMAIQNDNPLRRQLKHFVDRIQRGTPPLVTLEDDLLALELAIELTRALKPVPTHH; encoded by the coding sequence ATGGAGCTGAAAGTAGGAGTCGTTGGAGTAGGAGTGATGGGCACCTACCACGCGCAGATCTATGCCGGGCTGCCAGGGGTGCGGCTCGTCGGCGTGGCCGACCCTGATCCCGAGCGTCGCCGGGCGATCGAGCAGGACTTGGAAGTCCCCGCCTACCCCGAGGCCGAGGCCCTGCTGGGCAAAGTCCAGGCGGTTTCCATCGCCTCGCCTACGCTCTTGCACTATCCCCAGGTGCGGATGTTTTTGCAGGCCGGGGTGCACGTGCTGGTGGAAAAACCCATAACCCCTACCCTCTCTCAAGCCAAGGAACTGGTCAACTTGGCAGCACACGAGGGGCGGGTGCTCCAGGTGGGGCACGTGATGCGTTTTTACAAAGCGGTGAACGAGCTACCGCGGATGCTCAAACGGCCCTGGATGCTCGAGACCCGCCGCTTGGGCAACAACCGGCGCATCCGGGACATCGGGGTGATCCTCGACTTGATGATCCATGACCTGGACCTGGTGCTCTTGCTCTTGCGTGAGCGGCCTTATCGCTACAGTGTGGTTGGCCAAGAAGTAGACGGCCTAGACGAGTATGCCAACGCCGTGTTGGACTTCCCTTCAGGGGTGCGGGCGGTGCTCACTGCCAGCCGGGTTTCTCCTCAAAGCGAACGCTCGCTTTCGCTGACCCAAGACGGAGAGGTGATCCGCCTAGAATTCGCTAGCGAGTACACCGAGATAGCTATCCACCGCTTTCCCGCCAAGTATCACGACCCAGGTGGGAACGGGCGGGTGGAAGAACAAGTCGAACGCATGGCCATTCAAAATGATAATCCCTTGCGCCGCCAACTAAAGCACTTCGTGGACCGCATCCAACGGGGGACGCCACCCCTAGTCACCCTCGAGGACGACCTGCTGGCGTTGGAGTTGGCTATCGAACTAACCCGTGCGCTCAAGCCTGTTCCGACCCACCATTAG
- the fabZ gene encoding 3-hydroxyacyl-ACP dehydratase FabZ yields MDILEILKFLPHRYPFLLIDRVLEADEKHFKALKNVTINEPHFTGHFPGYPIMPGVLILESMAQASIAVVAKQPGVQPGGLVFLVAVEDARFKKPVVPGDTLVLQGELLTFRRGLGKVRVQALVDEEVHAEATLTFVVRGEG; encoded by the coding sequence ATGGATATCCTCGAGATTCTTAAGTTCCTGCCGCACCGCTATCCCTTTTTGCTGATTGACCGGGTGCTAGAGGCTGATGAAAAGCACTTCAAAGCCCTTAAAAACGTGACCATCAACGAGCCGCACTTCACCGGGCACTTTCCTGGTTATCCCATCATGCCCGGAGTGCTGATCCTGGAGAGCATGGCCCAGGCCTCCATCGCGGTGGTGGCCAAGCAGCCTGGAGTGCAGCCGGGCGGATTGGTGTTTTTAGTAGCGGTGGAGGACGCGCGCTTCAAAAAGCCAGTGGTTCCAGGAGACACGCTGGTTTTGCAGGGGGAGTTGCTCACCTTCCGCCGCGGGCTAGGCAAAGTGCGGGTGCAAGCCCTGGTGGACGAGGAAGTGCATGCCGAAGCTACCCTTACCTTCGTGGTGCGAGGGGAGGGGTGA
- the lpxA gene encoding acyl-ACP--UDP-N-acetylglucosamine O-acyltransferase yields MTNLHIHPTAVVSPSAQIGAGVEIGPYCVVEGPCVLEAGVILGAHVVIRPYVRLGAGVRVAPHAVLGGEPQDLSFKGQETWLEVGERTVIREGVILHRSTREDRPTRIGADCYLMAHSHVAHDCQVGDGVILTNAVNLAGHVEVGEKAVLGGMTGVHQFVRIGAYAMVGGASKVGKDILPFALADGRPARHYRLNTVGLRRHGIGGGRYRALEQAFRTLREGGLLNGLPLTEEVARLRAFLEAPSKRGIAAFVYPQAKWEE; encoded by the coding sequence ATGACTAATCTCCACATTCATCCAACGGCTGTGGTTTCCCCCTCAGCCCAGATCGGTGCGGGGGTGGAGATCGGCCCTTACTGCGTGGTGGAAGGACCCTGCGTGCTGGAGGCAGGGGTCATCTTGGGAGCACACGTGGTCATACGGCCTTACGTGCGGCTGGGGGCGGGGGTGCGCGTCGCACCCCATGCGGTGCTTGGCGGAGAGCCCCAGGACCTCAGCTTCAAGGGCCAGGAGACATGGCTCGAGGTTGGGGAACGCACGGTAATTCGTGAGGGCGTCATCCTCCACCGCTCTACCCGCGAAGACCGGCCTACCCGCATCGGCGCGGACTGCTACCTGATGGCCCATAGCCACGTGGCCCACGACTGCCAGGTGGGGGACGGGGTGATCTTGACTAACGCCGTGAACCTAGCCGGCCATGTAGAAGTGGGAGAAAAAGCTGTTCTAGGCGGGATGACCGGTGTGCACCAGTTTGTGCGGATCGGGGCGTATGCCATGGTCGGCGGAGCCTCCAAAGTAGGCAAGGACATATTGCCCTTCGCGCTAGCGGACGGGCGGCCCGCTCGACACTACCGGCTCAACACCGTGGGGCTGCGCCGCCATGGGATTGGGGGAGGGCGCTACCGGGCGCTCGAGCAGGCCTTTCGCACCCTTCGTGAGGGCGGGCTCCTGAATGGCTTGCCCTTAACCGAGGAGGTTGCACGGCTAAGGGCATTCCTGGAGGCTCCCTCTAAACGGGGGATTGCCGCTTTTGTCTACCCTCAAGCGAAGTGGGAGGAATAA
- a CDS encoding sugar synthetase has protein sequence MDEILLLTNGPGELSTWVPPVVRRLRERLPQTRLELFLIADQFASGQERHKARELPLDAIGERRELLRRLLSRSHKRKGLVLMLGGAPRDAVLLARATGYPAFSYSFNGGNWHPQLCRFFVDSQRTQAEALRRGADPRRLQVVGNLVLDAIAEAHLAPYIGADVLLFPGSRPFAARYLLGFMLRSAELMAQQKPGLRFAWVRSRLLPDAVVEEALAAGGSRAFGGVSARLREGWLVSEHGLEVRVVDEASRYSAMRQAKLALTIPGTNTLEMAFSGLPAVVLLPLHKPELIPLEGLLHWVGMLPGGHWLKRQAILTAEPRIAHLALPNQWLGERVYPELRGVFGPESVAQVGLDLLSPQQQEHVRSRLQTLEAWPGAEALVEAILNHPH, from the coding sequence ATGGACGAGATTCTCCTTCTTACCAATGGCCCGGGAGAGCTTTCTACCTGGGTTCCCCCGGTGGTGCGGCGGCTGCGCGAGCGGTTGCCGCAAACCAGGCTCGAGCTTTTTCTCATTGCTGACCAGTTCGCCAGCGGCCAGGAGCGGCACAAGGCCCGTGAACTCCCTTTGGATGCGATAGGAGAGCGGCGCGAGTTGCTAAGGCGGCTGCTCTCGCGCTCACATAAGAGGAAGGGGTTGGTTCTGATGCTAGGGGGAGCCCCGCGCGATGCGGTGTTGCTCGCGCGCGCGACCGGCTACCCGGCCTTCTCCTACAGCTTCAACGGGGGTAACTGGCATCCACAGCTTTGCCGTTTCTTTGTAGACTCCCAGCGCACCCAGGCCGAGGCCTTGCGGCGGGGGGCCGATCCCAGACGCCTTCAGGTGGTGGGAAACTTAGTCCTGGATGCTATCGCTGAGGCCCATCTTGCGCCCTATATAGGGGCGGACGTGCTGCTCTTTCCCGGCAGCCGCCCCTTCGCCGCGCGGTATCTGCTGGGGTTCATGCTGCGCTCGGCCGAGCTGATGGCCCAGCAAAAGCCAGGGCTGCGCTTCGCCTGGGTACGCAGCCGTTTGCTACCCGACGCGGTAGTGGAGGAGGCGCTGGCTGCTGGCGGATCCCGGGCCTTTGGTGGGGTGAGCGCCCGGTTGCGGGAGGGCTGGCTGGTCTCCGAGCACGGCCTCGAGGTCCGTGTCGTGGATGAAGCCTCACGATACTCAGCCATGCGGCAAGCCAAGTTGGCCTTGACCATCCCCGGCACCAACACCCTGGAAATGGCTTTTTCCGGTCTTCCGGCGGTGGTGCTGTTGCCCTTGCATAAACCCGAGCTGATCCCGCTCGAGGGCCTCTTACACTGGGTTGGGATGCTGCCTGGCGGTCACTGGCTCAAGCGGCAGGCTATTCTCACAGCTGAGCCGCGCATCGCCCACTTGGCTTTGCCCAACCAGTGGCTGGGTGAGCGGGTCTACCCCGAGCTGCGCGGGGTTTTTGGCCCGGAATCGGTGGCTCAGGTGGGGCTCGATCTGCTTTCTCCACAGCAGCAAGAGCATGTGCGCTCGCGGCTACAAACCCTGGAGGCCTGGCCCGGGGCCGAGGCTTTGGTCGAGGCGATCCTGAACCACCCGCACTAG
- a CDS encoding ABC transporter ATP-binding protein: MGLWHLFRSYRAWLLLAGVIALLPAVSQAVLATLVRPLYDQVLVGGRYELLGSLLLRGSGLLLLMVLGGYLFEAYLGYLAVWIPASLRERLGQSLLRAELSRLPGSAALAGRILADLRELEGFILHALGMGLLQGMSLLALLVALFGLNLTLTLSLLLLLPLLALLTGLVGRLVGQASGRTQAQAERVALTLAEVFGRLELVRALGLERFAQDRLDKESRRFYRLGLRRALYTALHLPISQVFTGLALGLLLGLGIREVGAGNLTPGGLTAYLTLLGLAVAPLQVIPKTGLLWAQANAAAGRLLELFSLPPAPPEGQETGPVEGYLRFEKVSFAYPDGKPALREVSFSLAPGTLTALVGPSGAGKSTLLRLALGLYRPTSGEVLLDGKPLSSYRHAALAQALAWVPQEPLFFGGSLAENLAALAPGIDPEQAQAALQAVGLWKELPQGLHSDPAALSVGQRQRLAIAAALLRDAKVLVLDEATSALDLSAEAQVMAALEQARPGRTLLVVAHRLASVQHADRILVLQDGRLVEAGRHQELLQQGGEYARLWQAGGMLNISHPAE; encoded by the coding sequence ATGGGTTTATGGCACCTGTTCCGCTCCTACCGCGCCTGGCTATTGCTGGCCGGTGTAATTGCCCTGTTACCCGCGGTATCCCAAGCCGTACTTGCTACTTTGGTCCGTCCGCTATATGACCAGGTGCTAGTGGGCGGGCGCTACGAGCTGTTGGGCTCGCTGCTACTGAGAGGTAGCGGACTCTTGCTGCTAATGGTGCTGGGCGGTTACTTGTTTGAGGCGTATCTGGGGTATTTGGCAGTGTGGATTCCCGCCTCACTGCGCGAACGGCTAGGTCAATCCCTGTTGCGGGCCGAGCTTTCCCGGCTGCCCGGCTCGGCGGCCCTGGCTGGGCGCATCCTGGCGGACTTGCGCGAACTCGAGGGCTTTATCCTCCACGCCCTGGGGATGGGACTGCTGCAGGGGATGAGCCTTTTGGCCTTGTTAGTGGCCCTCTTCGGCCTCAATTTGACCCTTACGCTGAGCTTGCTGTTGCTCCTGCCGCTGCTAGCCCTGCTGACGGGCTTGGTGGGCCGCTTGGTGGGCCAGGCCAGCGGGCGTACCCAAGCCCAAGCCGAGCGGGTAGCCCTCACCCTGGCCGAGGTCTTTGGGCGGCTCGAGCTGGTACGGGCCTTGGGGCTCGAGCGCTTCGCCCAAGACCGGTTGGATAAAGAGAGCCGGCGCTTCTACCGGTTAGGGTTACGCCGAGCGCTATATACGGCGCTGCATTTGCCCATTTCTCAGGTGTTCACCGGGCTGGCCTTGGGGTTACTGCTCGGGCTCGGCATCCGCGAGGTAGGGGCCGGGAACCTCACCCCGGGCGGGCTCACCGCCTATCTGACCCTATTGGGTTTGGCGGTAGCTCCCTTGCAGGTGATCCCCAAAACCGGCCTGCTGTGGGCCCAGGCCAACGCGGCAGCAGGGCGGCTGCTCGAGCTGTTTTCGCTCCCTCCCGCCCCCCCCGAAGGCCAGGAAACCGGCCCGGTGGAAGGCTATCTTCGTTTCGAGAAGGTATCCTTTGCTTACCCCGACGGAAAGCCTGCTTTGCGAGAAGTAAGCTTTAGCCTGGCACCGGGAACCCTCACCGCCCTAGTCGGCCCCAGCGGGGCGGGCAAGAGCACCCTCTTGCGGCTGGCGCTGGGGCTTTACCGGCCTACTTCCGGAGAGGTTTTGCTCGATGGGAAGCCTCTTTCGAGCTACCGTCACGCAGCGTTGGCCCAGGCTCTGGCTTGGGTTCCGCAGGAGCCTTTGTTTTTCGGGGGAAGCCTGGCGGAAAACCTGGCCGCGCTAGCTCCGGGAATAGACCCCGAGCAGGCCCAGGCGGCTTTACAGGCAGTAGGGCTATGGAAGGAACTGCCCCAGGGCTTGCACAGCGACCCCGCCGCGCTCTCGGTGGGGCAGCGGCAACGTTTGGCCATCGCAGCGGCCCTGCTGCGCGACGCCAAAGTACTGGTCCTGGACGAGGCGACGAGCGCCCTCGATCTCTCCGCTGAGGCCCAGGTGATGGCTGCGCTCGAGCAGGCCCGCCCCGGGCGCACCCTACTGGTGGTGGCGCACCGGCTGGCCAGCGTCCAGCACGCCGACCGCATCCTGGTACTCCAGGACGGGCGGCTCGTGGAGGCAGGACGACACCAGGAACTGCTCCAGCAAGGCGGGGAGTATGCCCGGCTGTGGCAGGCTGGCGGCATGCTCAATATTTCCCATCCAGCCGAATAA
- a CDS encoding response regulator transcription factor, translated as MVYSGNTTLQLHGQALCASLQHSSDVHLVLDAPWGYALVSLEDLPRPVMVVTGVGSSPYLRDLLDLEPEGLLARSVGPQDVIAGLTRVASGERFYEGPPLVDDLQPCERAVLRRVAFGLENGEIAQELGLSLRTIENRIVRLKEKLQVRNRVELALYYLGMHPRLWACGKLTL; from the coding sequence ATGGTCTACTCTGGCAATACGACCTTGCAGTTGCATGGGCAGGCCCTTTGTGCTTCTCTACAGCACAGCTCTGATGTCCATCTGGTGCTCGATGCCCCTTGGGGTTACGCGTTGGTCTCGCTCGAGGATCTGCCACGCCCGGTGATGGTCGTGACCGGGGTGGGCTCGTCTCCCTACCTGCGCGATCTGCTTGACCTGGAGCCCGAGGGCTTGTTGGCCCGTTCGGTCGGCCCTCAAGACGTTATCGCCGGGCTGACTCGAGTCGCCAGCGGTGAGCGCTTTTACGAAGGCCCGCCCCTGGTGGATGACCTACAGCCTTGTGAGCGCGCGGTGCTCCGCCGGGTGGCGTTCGGCCTGGAAAACGGCGAGATCGCCCAAGAGCTTGGCCTCAGCTTGCGTACCATTGAAAACCGCATTGTCAGGCTAAAGGAGAAGCTGCAAGTCAGAAACCGCGTAGAACTGGCCCTTTATTACTTGGGCATGCACCCCCGGTTGTGGGCTTGCGGAAAACTCACGCTCTGA
- a CDS encoding IS256 family transposase codes for MGKRTKVAASPIGEHLEARSSSPTWETLRDWLRGKIRELMQGLLEEEVTEFLGRARYERRAAVDACGYRNGYGKPRKLTTSMGTIEVRRPRVRGVEERFESRILPLFARRTREVSELLPELYLHGLAEGDFDLALRGLLGEEAALSARTVARLKERWQAEWEAWRTQRLDDRAVVYLWVDGVYVKAGLERERAALLVAIAALSDGRKVVVAVVPGYRESVESWSEVLRDLRERGMNAPRLVIGDGHLGIWGALRNVWPEADEQRCWNHKVLNVLEQLPRHQQAVAKPMLGAIAYAPTRAEAERKGKEFEAWCHRHGYGKAAQTLGRDWERMVTFYRYPKEHWRHLRTTNVIESPFAALRLRTDAAKRFKKVERATAVIWKMLMVAQKRFRRLNAPELLAKVHAGVRYEDGIEVTQEEVAA; via the coding sequence ATGGGGAAGCGTACCAAAGTGGCTGCTTCGCCGATAGGCGAACACCTTGAGGCCCGTTCGTCATCTCCCACCTGGGAGACGTTGCGGGATTGGCTGAGGGGGAAGATCCGGGAGTTGATGCAGGGGCTGCTGGAGGAGGAAGTGACGGAATTTCTGGGCCGTGCCCGGTATGAGAGGCGGGCGGCCGTCGATGCGTGCGGTTACCGCAACGGCTACGGCAAGCCGCGGAAGCTGACGACCTCCATGGGCACCATCGAGGTGCGGCGGCCCCGGGTCCGGGGGGTGGAGGAGCGGTTCGAGAGCCGGATTCTCCCCCTGTTCGCCCGGCGCACGAGGGAGGTCTCGGAGCTGTTGCCCGAGCTGTACCTGCACGGGCTGGCCGAGGGCGACTTCGACCTGGCCCTGCGGGGGCTGCTCGGAGAGGAGGCGGCGCTTTCGGCCCGGACGGTAGCCCGCCTGAAGGAGCGGTGGCAGGCGGAGTGGGAGGCCTGGCGCACGCAGCGGCTGGACGACCGGGCGGTGGTCTACCTGTGGGTGGACGGGGTGTACGTGAAGGCGGGCTTGGAGCGCGAGCGGGCGGCGCTCTTGGTGGCCATCGCCGCCTTGTCGGATGGCCGCAAGGTGGTGGTGGCGGTCGTACCCGGGTACCGGGAGTCGGTGGAGAGCTGGTCGGAAGTGCTGCGGGACCTGCGGGAGCGGGGGATGAACGCGCCGCGGCTGGTGATCGGGGACGGGCACCTGGGGATCTGGGGGGCACTGCGCAACGTGTGGCCGGAGGCCGACGAGCAGCGGTGCTGGAACCACAAGGTGCTCAATGTGCTGGAGCAGTTGCCGCGCCACCAGCAGGCCGTGGCCAAGCCCATGCTGGGGGCCATCGCCTACGCGCCGACCCGGGCGGAGGCGGAACGGAAGGGCAAGGAGTTCGAGGCCTGGTGTCACCGGCACGGCTACGGCAAGGCGGCGCAGACGCTGGGGCGGGACTGGGAGCGGATGGTGACCTTCTACCGGTACCCCAAGGAGCACTGGCGCCACCTGCGGACCACGAACGTGATCGAATCGCCCTTCGCCGCACTGCGGCTGCGGACGGATGCGGCCAAGCGGTTCAAGAAGGTGGAACGGGCCACGGCAGTGATCTGGAAGATGCTGATGGTGGCCCAAAAGAGGTTCCGGCGGTTGAATGCCCCGGAGTTGCTGGCCAAGGTCCACGCCGGGGTGCGCTACGAGGACGGCATCGAGGTCACCCAGGAGGAGGTCGCTGCCTGA